From Halomicrobium salinisoli, the proteins below share one genomic window:
- a CDS encoding DUF7289 family protein, which translates to MILDEGRGGDGRAQSEPLGVLLVLSMVLAGTALLVTVGGSAVLDTRQSMDVERAEKGLTQFDSQTALVALGNSRQTRVPLSRAGGASYRVHDDAGRMNVSVTNESTGDTTTIMDVTLGAVTYDDGERTIAYQGGGVWRGEPNGSRMISPPEFHYRDATLTLPLVTVSGDPSLDGQAVVRTDGSSTRYFPDRAADRTNPLKEGRINVTVNSRYYRAWGSYFDERTDGEVHYNHTGDAVRVELIVPINETYENAVATTSEAGVTVNGNHDPPEPYEEGMNYPTIDSRIEDAIADCETDDDCANVTEGDAVTNTSTFYHDGDFVGDLTIEDPGGNVTILVNGTYEPTNVTVRGVEDNDSVSVYVRSDFVVDGGEEVNVVEGDAGDVETVVHSDGDVDFNGEAEYVGLIYAPGSNCDLNGNANLTGGAVCQTMDINGNPNELSYDEAIEDTSLGLNGDDVIYLTYLHVSENPVEVTDG; encoded by the coding sequence ATGATACTCGACGAGGGTCGCGGGGGCGACGGGCGCGCGCAGTCAGAGCCGCTGGGGGTGCTCCTCGTGCTCTCGATGGTCCTCGCGGGGACGGCGCTCCTCGTCACCGTCGGCGGGTCGGCCGTCCTCGACACTCGCCAGTCGATGGACGTCGAGCGGGCCGAGAAGGGGCTCACGCAGTTCGACTCCCAGACGGCGCTGGTGGCCCTGGGCAACTCGCGGCAGACGCGCGTCCCGCTCTCGCGGGCCGGCGGCGCGAGCTACCGGGTCCACGACGACGCCGGGCGGATGAACGTCTCCGTCACGAACGAGAGCACCGGCGACACGACGACGATCATGGACGTCACGCTCGGCGCGGTCACGTACGATGACGGCGAGCGGACCATCGCCTACCAGGGCGGGGGCGTCTGGCGCGGCGAACCGAACGGCTCCCGCATGATCTCGCCGCCGGAGTTCCACTACCGGGACGCGACGCTGACGCTCCCGCTGGTGACCGTCTCCGGTGACCCGTCGCTCGACGGCCAGGCCGTCGTCCGGACGGACGGTTCGTCGACCCGGTACTTCCCCGACCGCGCCGCGGACCGGACCAACCCTCTCAAGGAGGGCCGGATCAACGTCACCGTCAACAGCCGGTACTACCGGGCGTGGGGGAGCTACTTCGACGAGCGGACGGACGGGGAGGTCCACTACAACCACACCGGGGACGCGGTGCGGGTGGAACTGATCGTCCCGATCAACGAGACCTACGAGAACGCCGTCGCGACGACGAGCGAGGCCGGCGTCACGGTCAACGGTAACCACGACCCGCCGGAGCCCTACGAGGAGGGGATGAACTACCCGACGATCGACAGCCGCATCGAGGACGCCATCGCCGACTGCGAGACCGACGACGACTGTGCGAACGTCACGGAGGGAGACGCGGTGACGAACACCTCCACGTTCTACCACGACGGCGACTTCGTCGGGGACCTCACCATCGAGGACCCGGGCGGGAACGTCACGATCCTCGTCAACGGCACCTACGAGCCGACGAACGTCACGGTCCGCGGCGTCGAGGACAACGACTCCGTCTCGGTGTACGTCAGGAGCGACTTCGTCGTGGACGGCGGCGAAGAGGTGAACGTCGTCGAGGGCGACGCCGGCGACGTGGAGACGGTCGTCCACTCCGACGGCGACGTCGACTTCAACGGCGAGGCCGAGTACGTCGGCCTCATCTATGCGCCGGGGTCGAACTGCGACCTGAACGGGAACGCGAACCTGACGGGCGGCGCCGTCTGCCAGACGATGGACATCAACGGCAACCCCAACGAGCTCAGCTACGACGAGGCCATCGAGGACACGTCGCTGGGCCTCAACGGCGACGACGTCATCTACCTCACCTACCTCCACGTCTCCGAGAACCCCGTCGAGGTCACCGACGGGTGA
- a CDS encoding 30S ribosomal protein S15 → MARMHTRRRGSSDSDKPVADEPPEWSDVDEDAIEERVVELAEQGHSPSEIGLKLRDEGVQGTPIPDVSLATGKKITEILEDNDADPDLPEDLRNLMEQAVRLREHMIENPNDHQNKRALQNTQSKIRRLADYYRGDEIDEDFTYSYDNAVELLE, encoded by the coding sequence ATGGCACGAATGCACACCCGACGCCGCGGCTCGTCCGACTCGGACAAGCCCGTGGCAGACGAACCGCCGGAGTGGAGTGACGTGGACGAAGACGCCATCGAAGAGCGCGTGGTCGAACTGGCCGAGCAGGGCCACTCGCCCAGCGAAATCGGCCTGAAGCTGCGCGACGAGGGCGTCCAGGGCACGCCGATCCCCGACGTCTCGCTGGCGACGGGCAAGAAGATCACCGAGATCCTCGAGGACAACGACGCCGACCCCGACCTCCCCGAGGACCTGCGGAACCTGATGGAGCAGGCCGTGCGGCTGCGCGAGCACATGATCGAGAACCCCAACGATCACCAGAACAAGCGCGCGCTCCAGAACACGCAGTCGAAGATCCGTCGCCTCGCCGACTACTACCGCGGCGACGAGATCGACGAGGACTTCACCTACAGCTACGACAACGCCGTCGAGCTGCTCGAATAG
- a CDS encoding KEOPS complex subunit Pcc1: MRRAEIRTTHGDADAAERIAAAIRPDNTDEMSTRTEGDAVVTDLERETTGGLHATVDDYVVNLRVAAQLSDRQTSHDT, encoded by the coding sequence ATGAGACGCGCCGAAATCCGGACGACCCACGGCGACGCCGACGCCGCCGAGCGGATCGCCGCCGCGATCCGACCGGACAACACCGACGAGATGTCGACCCGGACCGAGGGCGACGCCGTCGTGACCGACCTTGAGCGCGAGACGACCGGCGGACTCCACGCGACGGTCGACGACTACGTCGTCAACCTCCGCGTAGCGGCACAGTTATCCGACCGACAGACTTCACACGACACATGA
- a CDS encoding 30S ribosomal protein S3ae, protein MSERSVSRQKQQKRWYTVLAPEQFDRAELGRTTADEPDKVLGRTIETTLGDLQGEASENNTKLTFKINEVASDSAYTEFVRHELTRDYLRSLVRRGSSKVEAYVTVLTTDDYRVQIQPVAFTTKKADASQEQAIRRTMIDLVEEAGDERTFQDLIDSVVEGRLSSAIYGEAKDVYPLRRVEIQKATLEARPEEVAEEEETSVAADADEVDVDVE, encoded by the coding sequence ATGAGCGAACGATCCGTCTCACGACAGAAGCAGCAGAAGCGGTGGTACACCGTGCTCGCCCCCGAGCAGTTCGACCGGGCAGAGCTCGGCCGCACCACCGCCGACGAACCGGACAAGGTGCTCGGACGCACCATCGAGACCACGCTGGGCGACCTGCAGGGCGAGGCCAGCGAGAACAACACCAAGCTGACCTTCAAGATCAACGAGGTCGCGTCGGACTCCGCGTACACGGAGTTCGTCCGCCACGAGCTCACACGGGACTACCTCCGCTCGCTCGTGCGCCGGGGCTCCTCGAAGGTCGAGGCGTACGTCACCGTGCTGACCACGGACGACTACCGCGTCCAGATCCAGCCCGTCGCCTTCACGACCAAGAAGGCCGACGCCAGCCAGGAGCAGGCCATCCGCCGGACGATGATCGACCTCGTCGAGGAGGCCGGCGACGAGCGGACCTTCCAGGACCTGATCGACTCCGTCGTCGAGGGCCGCCTCTCCTCGGCCATCTACGGCGAGGCCAAGGACGTCTACCCGCTGCGCCGCGTCGAGATCCAGAAGGCCACCCTCGAGGCCCGTCCCGAGGAGGTCGCCGAGGAAGAGGAGACCTCCGTCGCCGCCGACGCCGACGAAGTCGACGTCGACGTCGAGTAA
- a CDS encoding plastocyanin/azurin family copper-binding protein gives MHRRAYLRAAAGASAVGLSGCLGFLSSDAEEYDVGMSTIEFRPEEYTVSAGDTVVWRNTSKQGHTVTAYEDGIPDDAAYFASGDYDSESAARDAWGDRTDGVLTQGQTFEHAFEVPGTYEYVCLPHESRGMAGRIVVEE, from the coding sequence ATGCACCGCCGCGCGTACCTGCGGGCCGCGGCCGGAGCCTCGGCCGTCGGACTGTCTGGCTGTCTCGGGTTCCTGTCTTCCGACGCCGAGGAGTACGACGTCGGGATGTCCACGATCGAGTTCCGACCCGAGGAGTACACCGTCTCGGCCGGCGACACCGTCGTCTGGCGCAACACGAGCAAGCAGGGCCACACCGTCACCGCCTACGAGGACGGCATCCCGGACGACGCGGCCTACTTCGCCTCCGGCGATTACGACAGCGAGTCGGCCGCGAGGGACGCGTGGGGTGACCGGACCGACGGGGTCCTGACGCAGGGCCAGACCTTCGAGCACGCCTTCGAGGTGCCCGGAACCTACGAGTACGTCTGTCTGCCGCACGAGAGCCGCGGGATGGCCGGCCGGATCGTCGTCGAAGAGTAG
- a CDS encoding FAD-dependent oxidoreductase codes for MTLSTDVLVIGGGATGAGVARDLALRGLDVTLADRDGLGSGTSGRSHGLLHSGARYVPAEPEDARDCLAENRILRRIAGAAVRETGGLFVQLNGDDPAYFERKRAACEDVGMDVEVLDGDEAREAVPDLAADVERALRVPDAVIYPSRLVAANAADAREHGADIRPHAPLEGLTVEDGRVVEARLGGAVDDVVEPAYVVNAAGAWAGRVAEMAGLDVEMRPTRGVMVSVEYDGLGPVLNRCRAPDDGDIVVPHDTEAVLGTTSVPVSDPDDYERADWEVETTIEECAAMFPPAADAAVRRTWWGVRPLYAPDEDERGGRGISRGFFRLDHAADGVENCVSVVGGKLTTYRLMAESTADLVCDRLGVDADCETAERSLPGADDSERLDEFVAEFDGQGPTDADVVGAGR; via the coding sequence ATGACCCTCTCGACGGACGTACTCGTGATCGGCGGCGGCGCGACGGGCGCGGGCGTCGCCCGAGACCTGGCGCTGCGCGGCCTGGACGTGACGCTCGCGGACCGTGATGGCCTCGGCAGCGGGACCTCCGGGCGCTCGCACGGCCTGCTGCACAGCGGGGCGCGGTACGTGCCGGCCGAGCCCGAGGACGCGCGGGACTGCCTCGCGGAGAACCGGATCCTCCGGCGGATCGCCGGCGCCGCGGTCCGGGAGACGGGCGGACTGTTCGTCCAGCTAAACGGGGACGACCCCGCGTACTTCGAGCGCAAGCGCGCGGCCTGCGAGGACGTCGGGATGGACGTCGAGGTGCTCGACGGCGACGAGGCCCGCGAGGCGGTTCCGGACCTCGCCGCCGACGTCGAGCGCGCGCTGCGGGTGCCCGACGCGGTGATCTACCCCTCGCGGCTGGTGGCGGCCAACGCCGCCGACGCGCGCGAACACGGGGCCGATATTCGCCCGCACGCGCCGCTGGAGGGGTTGACCGTCGAGGACGGCCGCGTGGTCGAGGCGCGCCTCGGCGGGGCAGTCGACGACGTCGTCGAACCGGCCTACGTCGTCAACGCCGCGGGCGCGTGGGCGGGTCGGGTGGCCGAGATGGCGGGCCTCGACGTCGAGATGCGACCGACCCGCGGCGTGATGGTGTCGGTCGAGTACGACGGCCTCGGACCGGTGCTCAACCGCTGCCGGGCGCCGGACGACGGCGACATCGTCGTGCCCCACGACACAGAGGCCGTCCTCGGCACCACGAGCGTCCCGGTCTCCGATCCGGACGACTACGAGCGAGCGGACTGGGAGGTCGAGACGACGATCGAGGAGTGCGCGGCGATGTTCCCGCCGGCGGCCGACGCCGCCGTCCGACGGACCTGGTGGGGCGTCCGGCCGCTGTACGCGCCCGACGAGGACGAACGCGGCGGCCGCGGCATCTCGCGCGGGTTCTTCCGGCTGGACCACGCCGCCGACGGCGTCGAGAACTGCGTCAGCGTCGTCGGCGGGAAACTGACGACCTACCGGCTGATGGCCGAGTCGACGGCGGACCTGGTCTGCGACCGGCTGGGCGTCGACGCCGACTGCGAGACGGCCGAGCGGTCGCTGCCGGGCGCCGACGACTCCGAGCGCCTCGACGAGTTCGTCGCCGAGTTCGACGGGCAGGGGCCGACCGACGCCGACGTGGTCGGGGCCGGTCGGTGA
- the mvaD gene encoding phosphomevalonate decarboxylase MvaD, whose product MKATAKAHPIQGLVKYHGMRDEELRLPYHDSISVCTAPSHTRTTAAFDPSLEADVYEIDGEEVEGRGAERIRAVVDHVRELAGIDHRVRFVSENSFRTNIGFGSSSSGFAAAAMALVEAAGLDMTRPEISTVARRGSSSAARAVTGAFSHLRTGMNDEDCRSERIETDLEDELRVVGGQVPSYKETEAAHEEAAESHMFESRMAHIHGQIAEMRDALRAGDFERTFELAEHDSLSLAATTMTGPAGWVYWQPRTIEIFNAVRELRNKEDVPVYFSVDTGASVYVNTTAEHVDRVEEAVADCGVETRRWEVGGPAQVLDEDEALF is encoded by the coding sequence ATGAAAGCGACCGCGAAGGCACACCCGATCCAGGGGCTGGTGAAGTACCACGGGATGCGCGACGAGGAGCTCCGGCTCCCGTACCACGACAGCATCAGCGTCTGCACGGCGCCGAGCCACACGCGGACCACCGCGGCGTTCGACCCCTCGCTGGAGGCGGACGTCTACGAGATCGACGGCGAGGAAGTCGAGGGCCGCGGCGCCGAGCGGATCCGGGCGGTGGTCGACCACGTCCGGGAACTGGCGGGCATCGACCACCGCGTCCGGTTCGTCTCGGAGAACTCCTTCCGGACGAACATCGGCTTCGGGTCGTCGTCGTCGGGGTTCGCCGCGGCGGCGATGGCCCTGGTCGAGGCCGCCGGACTGGACATGACGCGGCCGGAGATATCGACCGTGGCCCGCCGGGGCTCCTCCTCGGCGGCGCGGGCGGTGACGGGCGCGTTCTCGCACCTCCGAACGGGCATGAACGACGAGGACTGCCGCTCCGAGCGCATCGAGACGGACCTGGAGGACGAGCTCCGGGTCGTCGGCGGGCAGGTGCCCTCCTACAAGGAGACCGAGGCGGCCCACGAGGAGGCGGCCGAGAGCCACATGTTCGAGTCCCGGATGGCCCACATCCACGGCCAGATCGCCGAGATGCGCGACGCGCTGCGGGCCGGCGACTTCGAGCGAACCTTCGAGCTGGCCGAGCACGACTCGCTGTCGCTGGCGGCGACGACGATGACCGGGCCCGCGGGCTGGGTGTACTGGCAGCCCCGGACGATCGAGATCTTCAACGCCGTCCGCGAACTGCGTAACAAGGAGGACGTGCCGGTCTACTTCTCCGTCGACACCGGCGCCAGCGTCTACGTCAACACCACCGCCGAGCACGTCGACCGCGTCGAAGAGGCCGTCGCCGACTGCGGCGTCGAGACCCGACGCTGGGAGGTCGGCGGGCCCGCGCAGGTCCTCGACGAGGACGAGGCGCTGTTCTAG
- a CDS encoding chemotaxis protein CheW: MSDDERMDRARRIRRMREGQRADDSESADEADDDAVQDADDGPDVTDGAEDAARDDADDPVPDESAAAPDDGDGVRADGNEDAERVTADDANPDEREAATDGNADAADGNEDATDENEDAERVTPTDGNDADADDGDAMSEDDTAASGGDETPTEDDAAAAAERAAQTATQVAGGGTDAASAATDSRAGAAAGADDADNATAAADAAAVEDADEAMAAPTADVGSVELPDADEAAAAVEEAVEAAETGGDDGDATPTEAADRGGARATATAGTAERADSTRVLEFVLGGEHYCIDIDGVEEIVERESVTRVPNTRDCVAGVVDLRGQITTILDPTELLDIEADGSAELIVVFDPDAFDDQGALGWLVDEVRQVVPVTPAQVNEPPVEADYVEGVVDREDDDEFVVWIDPEVALGETVGDDE, from the coding sequence ATGAGCGACGACGAGCGCATGGACCGGGCCCGCCGGATCCGCCGGATGCGCGAGGGCCAGCGCGCCGACGACTCCGAGTCGGCCGACGAGGCCGACGACGACGCGGTGCAGGACGCGGACGACGGCCCCGACGTGACGGACGGGGCCGAGGACGCGGCGCGGGACGATGCAGACGACCCGGTGCCCGACGAATCGGCAGCAGCCCCCGACGACGGTGACGGGGTCAGGGCCGACGGGAACGAGGACGCGGAGCGTGTGACAGCGGACGACGCGAACCCTGACGAACGCGAGGCCGCGACCGACGGGAACGCGGACGCGGCCGACGGGAACGAGGATGCGACAGATGAGAACGAGGACGCGGAGCGTGTGACACCGACCGACGGGAACGACGCCGACGCTGACGACGGCGACGCGATGAGCGAGGACGACACCGCGGCGTCCGGCGGCGACGAGACGCCGACCGAGGACGACGCCGCGGCGGCCGCCGAGCGGGCGGCCCAGACCGCGACGCAGGTCGCCGGCGGCGGGACGGACGCGGCGAGCGCCGCGACCGATTCCCGGGCCGGCGCCGCTGCGGGCGCGGACGACGCTGACAACGCGACCGCCGCTGCTGACGCGGCCGCTGTCGAAGACGCCGACGAGGCGATGGCGGCGCCGACCGCGGACGTCGGCTCGGTCGAGTTGCCCGACGCGGACGAGGCCGCCGCGGCCGTCGAGGAGGCGGTCGAAGCGGCCGAGACCGGGGGCGACGACGGAGACGCGACGCCGACCGAGGCCGCCGACCGCGGCGGCGCGCGGGCGACCGCCACCGCCGGGACCGCCGAGCGGGCGGACTCGACCCGCGTGCTGGAGTTCGTCCTCGGCGGCGAGCACTACTGCATCGACATCGACGGGGTCGAGGAGATCGTCGAGCGCGAGTCGGTGACGCGGGTCCCGAACACCCGCGACTGCGTCGCCGGCGTGGTCGACCTGCGCGGCCAGATCACGACGATCCTCGATCCGACGGAACTGCTCGACATCGAGGCCGACGGCTCGGCGGAGCTGATCGTCGTCTTCGACCCGGACGCCTTCGACGACCAGGGGGCGCTGGGCTGGCTGGTCGACGAGGTCAGACAGGTCGTCCCCGTGACGCCCGCGCAGGTCAACGAGCCGCCGGTCGAGGCCGACTACGTCGAGGGCGTCGTCGACCGCGAGGACGACGACGAGTTCGTCGTCTGGATCGACCCCGAGGTCGCCCTCGGCGAGACCGTCGGCGACGACGAGTAG
- a CDS encoding ParA family protein, producing the protein MSSQPGSGPARLCVTNAKGGTGKTTVAVNVAGALNERGHDVLFVDLDPQGNATEGLGLVEAYDAGPPTLFDALTDPDRRSVVDDLIVSHPEMDVVPSNIDMLQAEHELTIAELMARAPEVGADPDALADLAMNVTSDAVTDGHALGALDEVLAAVEGDYDYVVVDSPPFYGKLTDTGIYAARNVLVPALTEATSERAVELLIDQMAALEGQTGISVQTLGVVANRVEKTNEDRTMLQWLEEVFADFPVWQVRKRVALQRAFTDGVSLFEYEDSVDMEAVFLEIADEIDERLDAAEVPA; encoded by the coding sequence ATGAGCAGCCAACCAGGGTCCGGACCGGCGCGCCTGTGCGTGACGAACGCGAAGGGCGGGACGGGGAAGACGACGGTCGCGGTCAACGTCGCCGGCGCGCTCAACGAGCGCGGCCACGACGTCCTGTTCGTCGACCTCGATCCGCAGGGCAACGCCACCGAGGGACTCGGCCTCGTCGAGGCCTACGACGCCGGCCCGCCGACGCTGTTCGACGCCCTGACCGACCCCGACAGGCGGTCAGTGGTCGACGACCTGATCGTCTCCCACCCGGAGATGGACGTCGTCCCGAGCAACATCGACATGCTCCAGGCCGAACACGAACTGACCATCGCGGAGCTGATGGCCCGGGCCCCCGAGGTCGGCGCAGACCCCGACGCGCTGGCCGACCTCGCGATGAACGTCACGTCGGACGCGGTGACCGACGGCCACGCGCTGGGCGCGCTCGACGAGGTGCTGGCGGCCGTCGAGGGCGACTACGACTACGTCGTCGTCGACTCCCCGCCGTTCTACGGCAAGCTCACGGACACGGGCATCTACGCCGCCCGGAACGTCCTCGTGCCGGCGCTGACCGAGGCGACCTCCGAGCGGGCCGTCGAACTGCTGATCGACCAGATGGCGGCGCTGGAAGGCCAGACCGGCATCTCCGTCCAGACGCTGGGCGTGGTCGCCAACCGCGTCGAGAAGACCAACGAGGACCGGACCATGCTCCAGTGGCTCGAGGAGGTGTTCGCGGACTTCCCCGTCTGGCAGGTCCGCAAGCGCGTCGCGCTCCAGCGGGCCTTCACCGACGGCGTGTCGCTGTTCGAGTACGAGGACTCGGTCGACATGGAGGCGGTCTTCCTCGAGATCGCGGACGAGATCGACGAGCGGCTCGACGCCGCGGAGGTGCCGGCATGA
- a CDS encoding FlaD/FlaE family flagellar protein: MTINPRDYDLDELRKMARQPGEGLDEDRDPAEITVETDEDVLAGESFRSGLHRELLPFLDDDLEKPYLSSLPETYAAEFVVFEWLEFLLMHSGHRGAEGALAYYESVDWITEEVRDGLSEYLRGIDDAGAGDGSELDVDDHMLSLVYVAKLQSMT; this comes from the coding sequence ATGACCATCAACCCGCGCGACTACGACCTCGACGAACTGCGGAAGATGGCTCGACAGCCGGGCGAAGGCCTCGACGAGGACCGCGATCCGGCGGAGATCACCGTCGAAACGGACGAGGACGTCCTGGCCGGCGAGTCGTTCCGGTCCGGGCTGCACCGCGAACTGCTGCCGTTCCTCGACGACGACCTGGAGAAGCCGTACCTGTCGTCGCTGCCCGAGACCTACGCCGCGGAGTTCGTCGTCTTCGAGTGGCTGGAGTTCCTGCTGATGCACTCCGGCCACCGAGGTGCGGAAGGCGCGCTCGCGTACTACGAGAGCGTCGACTGGATCACCGAGGAGGTCCGGGACGGGCTCTCGGAGTACCTGCGGGGCATCGACGACGCCGGCGCCGGCGACGGCTCCGAACTCGACGTCGACGACCACATGCTGAGCCTCGTCTACGTCGCCAAGCTCCAGTCGATGACGTGA
- a CDS encoding rod shape-determining protein — protein MSDDADEAEPTAAGAEDNGGAGTTVPIGVKLGSTRTVVSLPGDRGADDQIIRTLTCLATYEDALTGEEKVLYGEEAATEYPDRVQFMLRSGLPEDADRAELTRKFFEALIEENDLPGNSAVVYAIPTIDNPEGLENLRSVIENSSIGMRLVESYPESLCGAIPAFGDDLQAIDEIFLAINMGSTNLEASAYRRGEQLAPFTTGAVTGNEVDRMIANYVEEETQGRVNIDTQTAREYKEEHADFVDFEPFTDVIQQPGGGSHEFTIERSVMDALDEYIDDAVEEIANTFLPELANDYMKVYQLALDRPIVITGGMACIPGITSEFERRLGEELDRDVEVIAADRPDLAPTIGAQRIAQRLAEND, from the coding sequence ATGAGCGACGACGCAGACGAGGCCGAACCGACCGCCGCCGGCGCCGAGGACAACGGGGGGGCCGGGACCACCGTCCCCATCGGCGTGAAGCTCGGGAGCACGCGCACCGTCGTCTCGCTGCCGGGCGACCGGGGCGCCGACGACCAGATCATCCGCACCCTGACCTGTCTCGCCACCTACGAGGACGCCCTGACCGGGGAGGAGAAGGTGCTCTACGGCGAGGAGGCCGCCACCGAGTACCCCGACCGCGTGCAGTTCATGCTCCGCTCCGGGCTCCCCGAGGACGCCGACCGGGCCGAGCTGACCCGGAAGTTCTTCGAGGCGCTCATCGAGGAGAACGACCTCCCGGGGAACAGCGCCGTCGTCTACGCCATCCCCACCATCGACAACCCCGAGGGCCTCGAGAACCTCCGCTCGGTCATCGAGAACAGCTCGATCGGCATGCGCCTGGTCGAGAGCTACCCCGAGTCGCTCTGCGGCGCCATCCCCGCCTTCGGCGACGACCTGCAGGCCATCGACGAGATCTTCCTGGCGATCAACATGGGCTCGACGAACCTGGAGGCCTCCGCCTACCGCCGCGGCGAGCAGCTCGCGCCCTTCACGACCGGCGCCGTCACCGGCAACGAGGTCGACCGGATGATCGCCAACTACGTCGAGGAGGAGACCCAGGGCCGGGTCAACATCGACACCCAGACCGCCCGCGAGTACAAGGAGGAGCACGCCGACTTCGTCGACTTCGAGCCGTTCACGGACGTCATCCAGCAGCCCGGCGGCGGCTCCCACGAGTTCACCATCGAGCGGTCGGTCATGGACGCCCTCGACGAGTACATCGACGACGCCGTCGAGGAGATCGCGAACACCTTCCTCCCCGAACTGGCCAACGACTACATGAAGGTCTACCAGCTCGCCCTCGACCGACCGATCGTCATCACCGGCGGCATGGCCTGCATCCCCGGCATCACCTCGGAGTTCGAGCGCCGCCTCGGCGAGGAACTCGACCGCGACGTCGAGGTCATCGCCGCCGACCGCCCCGACCTCGCGCCGACGATCGGCGCCCAGCGGATCGCCCAGCGGCTGGCCGAGAACGACTGA